From Triticum urartu cultivar G1812 chromosome 2, Tu2.1, whole genome shotgun sequence, a single genomic window includes:
- the LOC125536410 gene encoding protein PELPK1-like translates to MLRKNTMSSLVFLMALLLSCSSMSSAARHLEEAVPKKEYPPHPIVPELPKPELPPHPAMPELPKPELPRPLVPEVPHPVAPETPKEPELPHPVAPEVPKHELPPHPAMPELPKPELPHPAVPQTPKEPEVPHPTVPEVPKHELPSHPAMPELPKPELPHPAVPEVTKEPEVPHPVVPEVPKEHELPHPTMPELPKPEMPHHAVPEVPKELHVPHPEVPEVPKEPELPHPAVPEVPKHEMPPFPKAELPQKPEFHFPEPEAKP, encoded by the coding sequence ATGCTGCGCAAGAACACCATGTCCTCCCTTGTCTTCCTCATGGCGCTGCTGCTCTCATGCAGCTCCATGAGCAGCGCAGCACGGCACCTAGAGGAGGCCGTGCCCAAAAAGGAGTATCCACCACATCCGATCGTCCCGGAGCTGCCAAAGCCCGAACTCCCACCTCACCCTGCCATGCCTGAGCTACCGAAGCCTGAACTACCGCGCCCTCTCGTTCCCGAAGTGCCACACCCCGTGGCGCCGGAGACACCAAAGGAGCCTGAACTGCCGCACCCCGTGGCGCCGGAGGTGCCAAAGCATGAGCTGCCGCCGCACCCTGCTATGCCCGAGCTCCCGAAACCTGAACTACCGCATCCGGCTGTGCCACAGACGCCAAAGGAGCCTGAAGTGCCACACCCCACGGTGCCCGAGGTGCCAAAGCACGAGCTGCCGTCGCACCCTGCTATGCCCGAGCTCCCGAAGCCCGAACTACCACATCCGGCTGTGCCTGAGGTGACAAAGGAGCCGGAAGTGCCGCACCCCGTCGTACCGGAGGTGCCAAAGGAGCACGAGCTGCCGCACCCTACCATGCCAGAGTTGCCAAAGCCTGAAATGCCACACCATGCCGTGCCAGAGGTACCAAAGGAGCTCCATGTGCCGCACCCTGAGGTACCGGAAGTGCCAAAGGAGCCTGAGTTACCGCACCCTGCCGTGCCAGAGGTCCCGAAGCACGAAATGCCACCGTTCCCGAAAGCCGAGCTGCCCCAGAAGCCCGAGTTCCATTTTCCGGAGCCAGAGGCCAAGCCATGA